Proteins found in one Magnolia sinica isolate HGM2019 chromosome 5, MsV1, whole genome shotgun sequence genomic segment:
- the LOC131246575 gene encoding uncharacterized protein LOC131246575, protein MICRNIEAVWFPIEAVDRHKTCRNAPSPHSIVKLWSGCEDGCDFWWILSIWRPFSTVYTGYAQAPEVFYCFFKPNGKVELVEPEYGGAISPQCTLQGHGADGYPI, encoded by the exons ATGATTTGCAGGAATATAGAGGCAGTTTG GTTCCCCATAGAGGCCGTCGATCGTCATAAAACCTGCCGAAACGCTCCATCCCCCCACTCCATCGTCAAATTGTGGAGTGGTTGTGAGGATGGTTGCGATTTCTGGTG GATTCTATCAATCTGGCGACCATTCTCTACTGTTTATACAGGTTATGCACAAGCACCAGAAGTATTTTAT TGCTTCTTCAAGCCAAATGGTAAGGTAGAGCTGGTAGAACCAGAATATGGCGGAGCCATCTCTCCACAGTGCACATTGCAGG GCCACGGAGCAGATGGGTATCCAATCTAA